In one Cyprinus carpio isolate SPL01 chromosome B2, ASM1834038v1, whole genome shotgun sequence genomic region, the following are encoded:
- the LOC109093655 gene encoding nucleolar protein 7, protein MSEIQIESSDDELPEEVAFDASKSAALKSVKDVLEAAKREKNSLKEKRKKRQQLFQEQKKRKRLPQELLEEFDKEPQKQTGPSDNKGIYKKVSKTKPSDNKDKTKTGTTAKKISKSLPDSYRVTRIKDESAAKSLQQKAVDFIQSRLYGPGTIRTTNAELLSLRKKRGVNQGAAVGFLNKKLGASQKARIARSNKRFIRQQKLIPL, encoded by the exons ATGTCTGAGATTCAGATTGAATCCAGTGATGATGAACTCCCAGAGGAAGTCGCTTTTGATGCTTCCAAAAGTGCTGCTCTGAAGAGCGTTAAAGATGTCCTGGAAGCAGCCAAAAG AGAAAAGAACTCACTGAAGGAGAAGCGAAAAAAGAGACAACAGCTGTTTCAAGAACAGAAG AAGAGAAAACGTCTTCCTCAAGAGCTCTTGGAGGAATTTGATAAAGAACCCCAAAA ACAGACAGGTCCATCAGACAACAAAGGTATCTACAAAAAGGTATCAAAAACAAAGCCATCAGACAACAAAG ATAAAACAAAGACGGGGACCACTGCTAAGAAAATCTCAAAAAG TTTACCAGACAGCTACAGAGTAACGAGGATAAAGGATGAATCTGCTGCAAAGTCATTGCAACAGAAGGCCGTGGACTTCATTCAGTCCCGTCTTTATGGACCAGGAACCATAAGAACAACCA ATGCGGAGCTTCTGTCCCTCAGAAAGAAACGGGGTGTGAACCAAGGTGCAGCTGTGGGgtttctgaataaaaaattgG GTGCTTCCCAAAAAGCCAGGATTGCAAGGTCCAACAAACGGTTTATACGCCAACAGAAACTGATTCCTTTATGa